From a single Nitrogeniibacter mangrovi genomic region:
- a CDS encoding RsmB/NOP family class I SAM-dependent RNA methyltransferase produces MSESLPQALHAHAAALLAQVLRFELPADTVVQQYLKRERRLGARDRARLSDLVFGCLRHLPRLRVVAGADADAAALVEAWLDGGWTSLDAATLDRASAADMPAWLLAAWPWQDAAEAQAMAEAFNVPAPLDLRVNIAKAKRDAVQAALARDGIETEAGRWSPHALRVMGKPALQRHPLMNDGTLEVQDEGSQLLGFLLAPRRGELVVDFCAGAGGKALHMGAMMRNAGRIHAFDVSAGRLSALSLRARRAGLSIVHPMAITDERDTRLGRLAGKADRVLVDAPCSGLGTLRRAPDLKWRQGPEDVHARAAVQSAILESAARLVKPGGVLVYATCSMLAEENEQVVDRFVAAHEAFRLEPCRPVLEKQGVALPADERDALHLDPLHHDTDAFYGVRLVRAA; encoded by the coding sequence GTGAGCGAATCTCTGCCCCAGGCACTCCACGCCCATGCCGCTGCGCTCCTGGCCCAGGTGCTGCGCTTCGAGCTGCCCGCCGACACCGTGGTCCAGCAGTATCTCAAGCGCGAGCGTCGCCTCGGCGCCCGCGACCGCGCCCGGCTCTCCGATCTCGTGTTCGGCTGCCTGCGGCACCTGCCGCGGCTGCGGGTGGTGGCCGGCGCGGACGCCGACGCCGCGGCGCTGGTCGAAGCCTGGCTCGACGGCGGCTGGACGAGCCTCGACGCGGCCACCCTCGACCGGGCCAGCGCCGCCGACATGCCCGCCTGGCTGCTCGCCGCCTGGCCCTGGCAGGACGCCGCCGAGGCCCAGGCCATGGCCGAGGCCTTCAACGTCCCGGCGCCGCTCGACCTGCGTGTGAACATCGCCAAGGCCAAGCGCGACGCGGTGCAGGCGGCGTTGGCACGCGACGGCATCGAGACCGAGGCGGGGCGCTGGTCGCCCCATGCCTTGCGCGTGATGGGCAAGCCGGCACTGCAGCGTCACCCGCTGATGAACGACGGCACCCTGGAGGTGCAGGACGAGGGCAGCCAGCTGCTGGGCTTTCTGCTCGCGCCGCGGCGCGGCGAGCTGGTGGTCGATTTCTGTGCCGGCGCCGGTGGCAAGGCGCTGCACATGGGGGCGATGATGCGCAACGCCGGGCGCATCCACGCCTTCGACGTCTCCGCCGGGCGCCTGTCGGCGCTGTCGCTGCGGGCCCGCCGCGCGGGCCTGAGCATCGTCCATCCGATGGCGATCACCGACGAACGCGACACCCGCCTGGGGCGGCTTGCCGGCAAGGCGGACCGGGTTCTGGTCGATGCGCCCTGTTCCGGACTGGGCACCCTGCGTCGTGCGCCGGACCTGAAATGGCGCCAGGGGCCCGAGGACGTGCACGCGCGGGCGGCCGTGCAGAGCGCCATCCTCGAGTCCGCCGCGCGCCTGGTGAAGCCCGGTGGGGTGCTGGTCTACGCAACCTGCAGCATGCTCGCCGAGGAAAACGAGCAGGTGGTCGACCGCTTTGTCGCCGCGCATGAGGCGTTTCGCCTCGAGCCGTGCCGCCCGGTGCTCGAGAAGCAGGGGGTGGCCCTGCCGGCCGATGAGCGCGACGCGCTGCATCTGGATCCGTTGCATCACGACACCGACGCCTTCTATGGCGTCCGCCTGGTGCGGGCGGCATGA
- a CDS encoding DUF3108 domain-containing protein → MNPLRRRILGALTALLAVAAPLLAQGAGGAVPWPAQGRIVYRVYHGDSGLRLGQTTHTWSHDAKHYRMSSVVETTGLAALFKNFRLVQKSVGTVTPEGLRPERFSADQQGKPPQSARFDWAAGRVFIDRGDSKREADIHAGDQDVLSIWHQLARQPLEGIDRTLTVVNNKAASVSRIRDQGVETVKLPLGELRARHLSVRSQDGGVSLDLWLATGQHLLPVRIRITDRKGEVLDQQAERIELGAEKPVP, encoded by the coding sequence ATGAACCCGCTGCGACGACGCATCCTGGGAGCACTGACGGCGCTGCTGGCCGTCGCTGCGCCGCTGCTGGCGCAGGGCGCTGGCGGCGCAGTCCCCTGGCCGGCCCAGGGGCGCATCGTGTATCGCGTCTATCACGGCGACAGCGGCCTGCGCCTGGGGCAGACCACGCACACCTGGTCCCACGACGCCAAGCACTACCGGATGAGTTCGGTGGTCGAGACCACCGGGCTGGCGGCGTTGTTCAAGAATTTTCGCCTGGTGCAGAAGAGCGTCGGCACGGTGACGCCGGAGGGCCTGCGGCCGGAGCGCTTTTCCGCCGACCAGCAGGGCAAGCCGCCGCAGTCGGCCCGCTTCGACTGGGCCGCCGGCCGGGTGTTCATCGACCGTGGCGACAGCAAGCGCGAAGCCGACATCCACGCCGGTGACCAGGACGTGCTGAGCATCTGGCACCAGCTCGCGCGCCAGCCCCTGGAGGGCATCGACCGGACCCTGACCGTGGTCAACAACAAGGCGGCTTCGGTGTCGCGCATCCGCGACCAGGGGGTCGAGACCGTGAAGCTGCCCCTGGGCGAGCTGCGTGCGCGGCATCTGTCGGTGCGCTCGCAGGACGGCGGCGTGTCCCTCGATCTGTGGCTGGCGACCGGGCAGCATCTGCTGCCGGTGCGCATCCGCATCACCGATCGCAAGGGCGAGGTGCTCGACCAGCAGGCCGAGCGCATCGAACTGGGCGCGGAGAAGCCGGTCCCGTGA
- the purN gene encoding phosphoribosylglycinamide formyltransferase, giving the protein MKSIVILISGRGSNMEAIVRAGIPGARIAAVISNRPGAEGLAFAAARDIATEVVDHTAYPDRERFDAALAEAIDRHTPDLVVLAGFMRVLTADFVRHYAGRLINIHPSLLPAFGGLHTHRRALEAGVRVHGATVHYVTPELDCGPIVVQAVVPVLPDDTEAELAARVLAEEHRIYPQAVRWIIAGRVRLDGARAEVLAAPEPNGFVNPALEPA; this is encoded by the coding sequence ATGAAGTCCATCGTGATCCTCATTTCCGGTCGTGGCAGCAACATGGAGGCGATCGTGCGCGCCGGCATTCCGGGGGCGCGCATCGCCGCCGTGATCAGCAATCGTCCGGGGGCCGAGGGCCTCGCCTTTGCCGCGGCCCGCGACATCGCCACCGAGGTGGTCGATCACACCGCCTATCCCGATCGCGAGCGCTTCGATGCGGCGCTGGCCGAGGCCATCGACCGCCACACGCCGGATCTGGTGGTGCTCGCCGGTTTCATGCGCGTGCTGACCGCCGATTTCGTGCGCCACTACGCCGGCCGGCTGATCAACATCCATCCCTCGCTGCTGCCGGCCTTCGGTGGCCTGCACACCCATCGCCGCGCGCTCGAGGCCGGGGTGCGGGTGCATGGCGCGACGGTGCATTACGTGACCCCCGAGCTCGATTGCGGCCCCATCGTCGTCCAGGCGGTGGTGCCGGTGCTGCCCGACGACACCGAGGCGGAGCTGGCCGCCCGGGTGCTGGCCGAAGAGCACCGGATCTATCCGCAGGCGGTGCGCTGGATCATCGCCGGCCGGGTCCGGCTCGACGGTGCGCGGGCCGAGGTGCTGGCGGCGCCGGAGCCCAACGGTTTCGTCAACCCCGCGCTGGAGCCGGCATGA
- a CDS encoding DedA family protein — MELITSFLDIVLHLDKHLAVLLAEYGAWVYAILFAIIFCETGLVVTPFLPGDSLLFVAGAAAAAGGLDIRILASLLFLAAVLGDNVNYWIGRAIGPRVFRWEQSRLFNRAAFDRTHAYFELHGGKTIIIARFLPIVRTFAPFVAGVAKMTYRRFLPLDIAGGAIWIFSLTIAGYLFGNIPFIKNNLSFVIFGIIGLSLLPLFLTWLRHRRGVAA; from the coding sequence ATGGAACTGATCACCTCTTTCCTCGATATCGTCCTCCACCTGGACAAGCATCTGGCGGTGTTGCTGGCCGAGTACGGCGCCTGGGTGTACGCGATCCTGTTCGCCATCATCTTCTGCGAGACGGGGCTGGTGGTGACCCCGTTCCTGCCCGGGGATTCGCTGCTGTTCGTCGCCGGCGCGGCCGCCGCGGCCGGCGGGCTCGACATCCGCATCCTGGCCTCGCTGCTGTTTCTCGCCGCGGTGCTGGGCGACAACGTCAACTACTGGATCGGGCGCGCCATCGGGCCGCGGGTGTTCCGCTGGGAGCAGTCGCGACTGTTCAACCGCGCCGCCTTCGACCGCACCCACGCCTACTTCGAGCTGCATGGCGGCAAGACGATCATCATCGCCCGCTTCCTGCCCATCGTGCGCACCTTTGCGCCCTTCGTGGCCGGGGTGGCGAAGATGACCTACCGGCGCTTCCTGCCGCTGGACATCGCCGGCGGCGCGATCTGGATCTTCTCGCTGACGATCGCCGGCTATCTGTTCGGCAACATCCCGTTCATCAAGAACAATCTGAGCTTCGTGATCTTCGGCATCATCGGCCTGTCGCTGCTGCCGCTGTTCCTCACCTGGTTGCGCCACCGGCGCGGCGTCGCCGCTTGA
- the mutL gene encoding DNA mismatch repair endonuclease MutL: protein MPSIHRLSDPLINQIAAGEVVERPASVLKEVLENAVDAGAQAIEVALEAGGIKRIRVSDDGCGIDKADLALALERHATSKIASLDDLESVGTMGFRGEALAAISSVARTSLTSRADGASHAWRVDGPGQTPVPAALNRGTVVDVQELYYNTPARRKFLKTDNTEFAHCDDAFRRVALARPDIAMQLSHNGRVSQRLAAGDMTRRTGALLGDDFLAHARAIEADTGPVRLTGFASLPAYSRASRDAQYFFVNGRFVRDKLVTHAIREAYRDILHGSRHPAYVLFLDIDPHTVDVNVHPAKIEVRFRDSRAVHQFIYHALERSLGQSGAGVADHAGTDPAAPSPAMPLRPSPGYPAAPTPVQSPLAMEAATRSYYDFTARASDRPSGLDALPRAPEPMPAPTPGEAPPLGFALAQLHGVYILAQNAQGLVLVDMHAAHERILYERLKSVLDGQPSIQRLLIPAVLSLSAKEMATAERCAAVLADMGFDVSAAGPQNLGVRSVPSLLAAADVPELVRAVLADLEDMPASDVITARRNELLATMACHGAVRANRTLTIPEMNALLRQMEATERADQCNHGRPTWTQFSMAELDRFFLRGQ, encoded by the coding sequence ATGCCCAGCATCCACCGCCTGTCCGATCCGCTCATCAACCAGATCGCCGCCGGCGAGGTCGTCGAACGGCCGGCCTCGGTGCTCAAGGAGGTGCTGGAGAACGCGGTGGACGCGGGCGCCCAGGCCATCGAGGTGGCCCTGGAGGCCGGCGGCATCAAGCGCATCCGGGTGAGCGACGACGGCTGCGGCATCGACAAGGCCGATCTGGCCTTGGCGCTGGAGCGCCACGCCACCAGCAAGATCGCCTCGCTCGACGACCTGGAGTCGGTCGGCACCATGGGCTTTCGCGGCGAGGCGCTGGCGGCCATCTCGTCGGTGGCGCGCACCAGCCTCACCAGCCGCGCCGACGGCGCCAGCCACGCCTGGCGGGTGGACGGCCCCGGCCAGACGCCGGTGCCGGCCGCGCTCAACCGTGGCACCGTGGTGGACGTGCAGGAGCTCTACTACAACACCCCGGCGCGGCGAAAATTCCTCAAGACCGACAACACCGAATTCGCCCACTGCGACGACGCCTTCCGCCGCGTCGCCCTGGCGCGCCCCGACATCGCCATGCAGCTGTCGCACAACGGCCGCGTCAGCCAGCGCCTGGCCGCCGGCGACATGACCCGGCGCACCGGTGCCCTGCTCGGCGACGACTTTCTCGCCCACGCCCGCGCCATCGAGGCCGACACCGGCCCGGTGCGGCTCACCGGCTTCGCCTCCCTGCCCGCCTACTCGCGCGCCAGCCGCGACGCCCAGTACTTCTTCGTCAACGGCCGCTTCGTGCGCGACAAGCTCGTCACCCACGCCATCCGCGAAGCCTACCGCGACATCCTCCACGGCAGCCGCCACCCGGCCTACGTGCTGTTCCTCGACATCGACCCGCACACCGTGGACGTGAACGTGCACCCGGCCAAGATCGAGGTGCGCTTCCGCGACAGTCGCGCGGTGCACCAGTTCATCTACCACGCCCTCGAACGCAGCCTGGGGCAGTCCGGCGCCGGCGTGGCCGATCATGCCGGCACCGACCCGGCGGCCCCATCACCGGCGATGCCCCTGCGCCCCTCGCCCGGCTACCCGGCGGCACCGACGCCGGTGCAAAGCCCCCTGGCGATGGAAGCGGCCACCCGCAGCTATTACGACTTCACCGCCCGCGCCAGCGACCGGCCCTCGGGCCTCGATGCGCTCCCGCGGGCGCCGGAGCCGATGCCCGCACCCACGCCGGGCGAAGCGCCGCCGCTGGGCTTCGCCCTCGCGCAGCTGCACGGGGTCTACATCCTGGCCCAGAATGCGCAGGGTCTGGTGCTGGTGGACATGCACGCCGCCCACGAACGCATCCTCTACGAACGCCTCAAGAGCGTGCTCGACGGCCAGCCGTCGATCCAGCGCCTGCTCATCCCGGCGGTGCTCTCGCTGTCGGCCAAGGAGATGGCCACCGCCGAGCGCTGCGCCGCGGTGCTGGCCGACATGGGCTTCGACGTCTCGGCCGCCGGCCCGCAGAATCTGGGCGTGCGCAGCGTGCCGAGCCTGCTCGCCGCCGCCGACGTGCCCGAACTGGTCCGTGCGGTGCTCGCCGATCTGGAGGACATGCCCGCCTCCGACGTGATCACCGCGCGCCGCAACGAACTGCTCGCCACCATGGCCTGTCACGGCGCGGTGCGCGCCAACCGCACGCTCACGATTCCGGAGATGAACGCGCTGCTGCGCCAGATGGAAGCGACCGAGCGCGCCGATCAGTGCAACCACGGCCGCCCGACCTGGACCCAGTTCTCCATGGCCGAGCTGGACCGTTTCTTCTTGCGCGGACAATAG
- a CDS encoding TraB/GumN family protein — MIDLMRMKIAVERRAGRLRRWTAVCWIALAAPAWAAPALWAVSDAQGRVRGHLFGTVHLCKADCYPLPATVRAAFDSADRLIVELDAGDPAVAATVAAAGLLPAGRRLEAQLPAELFRALEGAAGRLGLDAAILQRMRPWFASAWLMASAAEQAGYSNAAGVDAVLLARSRAAGKALVTLETPERQVAALSAGGAQAQVAALRQTVEMINTGRMSAYLDRLVAAWRTGDEAALSAAMAEGLDTDEAAPLIEALLTERNGEMAARIDRLLGAPGTAFVAVGGGHLVGAEGIPARLARLGWRVRRVASP; from the coding sequence ATGATCGATTTGATGCGCATGAAGATCGCGGTGGAACGGAGGGCGGGCAGGCTGCGGCGATGGACGGCCGTGTGCTGGATCGCCCTCGCGGCGCCGGCCTGGGCGGCGCCGGCGCTGTGGGCGGTGAGCGACGCCCAGGGCCGTGTGCGCGGCCACCTGTTCGGCACCGTGCACCTGTGCAAGGCCGATTGCTATCCGCTGCCGGCCACGGTGCGTGCCGCCTTCGACAGTGCCGACCGGCTGATCGTGGAGCTGGACGCGGGCGACCCGGCGGTGGCGGCTACGGTGGCTGCGGCCGGGTTGCTGCCGGCCGGCCGGCGTCTCGAGGCGCAGTTGCCGGCCGAGCTGTTCCGCGCGCTCGAGGGCGCGGCAGGCCGGCTCGGGCTCGATGCGGCGATCCTGCAGCGCATGCGCCCGTGGTTCGCGTCGGCGTGGCTCATGGCCAGCGCGGCGGAGCAGGCCGGCTACTCCAATGCCGCGGGGGTCGATGCGGTGCTGCTGGCACGCTCACGCGCGGCCGGCAAGGCGCTGGTGACCCTGGAGACGCCCGAACGGCAGGTGGCGGCGCTGTCCGCCGGCGGCGCGCAGGCGCAGGTCGCCGCGTTGCGCCAGACCGTCGAGATGATCAACACGGGGCGCATGAGCGCCTACCTGGACCGCCTCGTGGCGGCCTGGCGCACGGGTGACGAGGCGGCGCTCAGCGCGGCGATGGCCGAGGGGCTCGACACGGACGAAGCGGCGCCGCTGATCGAGGCCCTGCTCACCGAGCGCAACGGCGAGATGGCCGCCCGCATCGACCGCCTGCTTGGCGCGCCGGGCACCGCCTTCGTGGCGGTGGGTGGCGGTCATCTGGTCGGCGCCGAGGGCATCCCGGCGCGCCTGGCGCGCCTGGGCTGGCGGGTGCGACGGGTTGCTTCGCCCTGA
- the miaA gene encoding tRNA (adenosine(37)-N6)-dimethylallyltransferase MiaA encodes MSQSHPPALLLMGPTASGKTAAALALAETLPIEIISVDSALVFRDMDIGTAKPTAAEQAVCPHHLIDILSPEAAYSAARFRDDALALMAQISARGRVPVLAGGTMLYFKALREGLSDLPQADPALRAEIDAAARARGWPALHAELARLDPAAAAGLEPNDAQRIQRALEIVRLTGRPLAESYARRAMEVPPYRFVGIALDAGERQVLHERIAARFEAMLAAGFVDEVRTLRARYRLDPQLPSMRSVGYRQAWDYLDGGTDAATFRDRGIAATRQLAKRQITWQRKFLETWPDLTGFDCLRTDLHAAIRTHVLRALDAP; translated from the coding sequence ATGTCCCAGTCACACCCCCCCGCGCTCCTGCTCATGGGCCCGACCGCCAGCGGCAAGACCGCCGCCGCGCTGGCGCTGGCCGAGACCTTGCCGATCGAGATCATCAGCGTCGACTCGGCGCTGGTGTTCCGCGACATGGACATCGGCACCGCCAAGCCCACGGCGGCCGAGCAGGCGGTGTGCCCGCACCACCTGATCGACATCCTCAGCCCCGAGGCCGCCTATTCGGCGGCCCGCTTCCGTGACGACGCCCTGGCGCTGATGGCGCAGATCAGCGCCCGCGGCCGGGTACCGGTGCTGGCCGGCGGCACCATGCTGTATTTCAAGGCCTTGCGCGAGGGGCTCTCCGACCTGCCCCAGGCCGACCCGGCGCTGCGCGCCGAGATCGACGCCGCGGCCCGCGCGCGCGGCTGGCCCGCCCTGCATGCCGAGCTGGCCCGGCTCGATCCGGCCGCGGCGGCCGGCCTCGAGCCCAACGACGCCCAGCGCATCCAGCGCGCCCTCGAGATCGTGCGCCTGACCGGTCGCCCGCTGGCGGAGAGTTACGCGCGGCGCGCCATGGAAGTGCCGCCCTACCGCTTCGTCGGCATCGCCCTCGACGCCGGCGAGCGCCAGGTGCTGCACGAGCGCATCGCGGCACGCTTCGAGGCCATGCTGGCGGCGGGTTTCGTCGACGAAGTGCGCACTCTGCGCGCCCGCTACCGCCTCGATCCGCAGCTGCCGAGCATGCGCAGCGTCGGCTACCGTCAGGCCTGGGACTACCTGGATGGCGGAACCGATGCGGCCACCTTCCGTGACCGGGGTATCGCCGCCACCCGCCAGCTGGCCAAGCGCCAGATCACCTGGCAGCGCAAGTTTCTCGAGACCTGGCCCGACCTGACCGGCTTCGACTGCCTGCGCACCGACCTGCATGCGGCGATCCGCACCCACGTGCTGCGCGCCCTCGACGCACCATGA
- a CDS encoding EF-hand domain-containing protein has protein sequence MLPLKYARLATAAVAVLGVSFAVSTHAQTPPPPPQGPEPFSAFDRNGDGVVTPEEFTAHREARQAQRAEAGRPMRQAGRGPEFSDFDRNGDGRITPDELSAGQRRGPMPGAGGGRGPGNGMGPGNGMGPGNGPRPGPGMGPGAGPGRGPGAGMGSGQGPGAPRGTAMRRNMPAFSDFDLNGDGRIDPQELQQARQARITERAQEGRQMRGLQDGMPAFGDMDSDGDGGISAEEFGRHQAAQPPREGR, from the coding sequence ATGCTTCCCCTGAAATATGCGCGCCTGGCGACCGCAGCGGTCGCCGTCCTCGGCGTCTCGTTCGCGGTCTCCACTCACGCCCAGACGCCCCCGCCGCCACCGCAGGGCCCCGAACCCTTCAGCGCCTTCGATCGCAACGGCGACGGCGTGGTCACCCCCGAGGAGTTCACCGCCCACCGCGAGGCGCGCCAGGCACAGCGCGCCGAGGCGGGCCGGCCCATGCGCCAGGCCGGACGCGGCCCGGAATTTTCCGATTTCGATCGCAACGGCGATGGCCGCATCACCCCGGACGAGTTGTCCGCCGGCCAGCGCCGCGGCCCGATGCCGGGTGCCGGCGGCGGCCGGGGCCCCGGAAACGGGATGGGCCCCGGAAACGGGATGGGGCCCGGGAACGGACCGCGACCCGGGCCGGGCATGGGACCGGGCGCAGGCCCCGGACGGGGTCCCGGCGCAGGGATGGGCTCCGGCCAGGGCCCGGGTGCGCCCCGGGGCACGGCCATGCGCCGGAACATGCCGGCCTTCTCGGATTTCGATCTGAACGGTGACGGCCGCATCGACCCGCAGGAACTGCAGCAGGCGCGGCAGGCACGCATCACCGAGCGCGCCCAGGAAGGCCGCCAGATGCGGGGGCTTCAGGATGGCATGCCCGCCTTCGGCGACATGGACAGCGACGGGGACGGCGGCATCAGCGCCGAGGAGTTCGGCCGCCATCAGGCGGCGCAGCCACCGCGCGAGGGGCGTTGA
- a CDS encoding sulfite exporter TauE/SafE family protein — protein sequence MPDLLVLPGDLSLPVYSLLIACAAFTSLLTACLGAGGGVMLLAILAQVLPPAVIIPIHGVVQLGSNGGRALMAWRHIDWRTLGAFLPGAVLGALLGSFVLVRLPPAVLYLSIAGFVLYLCWGPNLPRLVLGPVGVAVAGAVTTFMTLFAGATGPLVAAFIKQIHADRFRTVATFAAAMSMQNVLKISVFSHAGFDLWPWMPLWAAMVASGAVGTWFGLHVLRRLPDHHFRLLFNLVLSALALRLIWQALTA from the coding sequence ATGCCCGACCTGCTGGTGCTGCCCGGTGACCTGTCGCTACCGGTCTATTCGCTGCTGATCGCGTGTGCTGCCTTCACCTCCTTGCTGACCGCCTGCCTCGGCGCGGGGGGCGGCGTGATGCTGCTGGCGATCCTGGCGCAGGTGCTGCCGCCGGCGGTGATCATCCCGATCCACGGGGTGGTGCAGCTGGGTTCCAACGGCGGGCGGGCGCTCATGGCCTGGCGCCATATCGACTGGCGCACCCTGGGTGCCTTCCTGCCGGGCGCCGTGCTCGGTGCGCTGCTCGGCTCCTTCGTGCTGGTGCGCCTGCCGCCGGCGGTGCTGTACCTGAGCATCGCCGGTTTCGTGCTCTACCTGTGCTGGGGGCCCAATCTGCCCAGGCTGGTGCTGGGGCCGGTCGGGGTGGCCGTCGCCGGCGCGGTGACCACCTTCATGACCCTGTTCGCCGGTGCGACCGGGCCGCTGGTGGCGGCCTTCATCAAGCAGATCCATGCGGACCGTTTCCGCACCGTGGCCACCTTCGCGGCGGCCATGTCGATGCAGAACGTGCTCAAGATCTCGGTGTTCTCCCACGCCGGATTCGACCTGTGGCCGTGGATGCCCCTGTGGGCCGCCATGGTCGCCAGTGGCGCGGTGGGCACCTGGTTCGGCCTGCATGTGCTCAGGCGCCTGCCGGACCATCACTTCCGGCTGCTGTTCAATCTCGTGCTCAGCGCGCTGGCGCTGCGGCTGATCTGGCAGGCGTTGACGGCCTGA
- a CDS encoding glucan biosynthesis protein, protein MERRDFLKASAALAALGLPAVSPLTHAAELKKVGESQPFDYAWLKGKARTLATGPYTPPPQVTQPALKALTFDTFQALRFKPEHGLWAGEARGMEVRFFHPGYIFPTPVHMFEVVDGQARQLAYDPAMFEYEGTGVDGRKLPRDLGFAGFKLLNFTDPTRDIAAFLGASYFRAVGGEMQFGLSARGLAIDTGMPRPEEFPLFTAFWFERPPTHAESMTVYALLESPSVAGAYRFIIEPGPTLRMDVDAALYPRKTIERLGIAPLTSMYQTGENDKRMANDWRPEIHDSDGLAMWTGNGEWIWRPLTNPATLRFNAYADENPRGFGLMQRDRNFDHYQDDGVFYERRPSLWVEPKAGWGKGAIELVEIPTVDETFDNIVAFWHPQQAVEPGQELLFGYRLHWGSRMPMDTHKARVVATRTGIGGVVGQPRKHFSWRFAIDFAGGEFNMLGGDVKPEMALQLSAGTAELTSVRPLHEIHGYRAMFDLVPPAGSTEPINLRLFLKAGGHALSETWMYQYSPPAA, encoded by the coding sequence ATGGAACGACGCGACTTTCTCAAAGCCTCCGCCGCCCTCGCGGCCCTCGGCCTGCCGGCCGTCTCCCCGCTCACCCATGCCGCCGAACTCAAGAAGGTGGGTGAAAGCCAGCCCTTCGACTATGCCTGGCTCAAGGGCAAGGCCCGCACCCTGGCGACCGGCCCCTACACGCCCCCGCCGCAGGTGACCCAGCCGGCGCTCAAGGCGCTGACCTTCGACACCTTCCAGGCGTTGCGCTTCAAGCCCGAGCACGGCCTGTGGGCGGGCGAGGCGCGCGGCATGGAGGTGCGCTTCTTCCACCCCGGCTACATCTTCCCCACCCCGGTGCACATGTTCGAGGTGGTCGACGGCCAGGCGCGGCAGCTGGCCTACGATCCGGCCATGTTCGAATACGAGGGCACCGGTGTGGACGGGCGCAAGCTGCCCCGGGATCTGGGCTTTGCCGGCTTCAAGCTGCTCAACTTCACCGACCCGACCCGCGACATCGCCGCCTTCCTGGGTGCCAGCTACTTCCGCGCCGTGGGGGGCGAGATGCAGTTCGGCCTGTCGGCGCGGGGGCTGGCCATCGACACCGGCATGCCACGGCCCGAGGAATTTCCGCTGTTCACCGCGTTCTGGTTCGAGCGCCCGCCGACCCATGCCGAGTCCATGACGGTGTATGCCCTGCTCGAGTCGCCCAGCGTGGCCGGCGCCTATCGCTTCATCATCGAACCGGGCCCCACCCTGCGCATGGACGTGGACGCCGCCCTGTACCCGCGCAAGACCATCGAGCGCCTGGGCATCGCGCCGCTCACGAGCATGTACCAGACCGGCGAGAACGATAAACGCATGGCGAACGACTGGCGCCCGGAAATCCACGATTCCGACGGTCTGGCCATGTGGACCGGGAACGGCGAATGGATCTGGCGCCCGCTGACCAACCCCGCGACCCTGCGCTTCAACGCCTACGCGGACGAAAACCCGCGCGGTTTCGGCCTCATGCAGCGCGACCGCAACTTCGACCACTACCAGGACGACGGCGTGTTCTACGAGCGCCGCCCGAGCCTGTGGGTCGAGCCCAAGGCCGGCTGGGGCAAGGGCGCGATCGAGCTGGTCGAGATCCCGACCGTGGACGAGACCTTCGACAACATCGTCGCCTTCTGGCATCCGCAGCAGGCGGTCGAACCCGGTCAGGAGTTGCTGTTCGGCTATCGCCTGCACTGGGGCAGCCGCATGCCGATGGACACCCACAAGGCCCGGGTGGTCGCGACCCGCACCGGCATCGGTGGCGTGGTCGGCCAGCCGCGCAAGCACTTCTCCTGGCGCTTCGCCATCGACTTCGCTGGCGGCGAGTTCAACATGCTCGGCGGCGACGTCAAGCCGGAGATGGCGCTGCAACTGTCCGCCGGCACCGCGGAGCTGACCTCGGTGCGGCCGCTGCACGAGATCCACGGCTACCGCGCCATGTTCGATCTCGTCCCCCCGGCGGGCAGTACCGAGCCCATCAACCTGCGCCTGTTCCTCAAGGCCGGCGGCCACGCCCTGAGCGAGACCTGGATGTATCAGTACTCGCCACCGGCGGCGTGA
- a CDS encoding DNA-deoxyinosine glycosylase, which produces MSTVRSFPPLAAPDATRLILGSMPGRRSLAQVQYYAHPHNAFWKIMGDLLGFDPQTAYERRCEALGAARVALWDVMATCIRPSSLDADIVEDSIVPNDLAGFLTGHPQIGAIYFNGAKAEHSFLRHVLPALNDTQRTIPRHRLPSTSPAHAGMRFEDKLARWREALTAGSAG; this is translated from the coding sequence GTGAGCACGGTCCGCTCCTTCCCCCCGCTCGCCGCGCCCGACGCCACCCGGCTGATCCTCGGCAGCATGCCGGGCAGGCGTTCGCTGGCCCAGGTGCAGTACTACGCCCATCCGCACAACGCGTTCTGGAAGATCATGGGCGATCTGCTCGGCTTCGACCCGCAGACGGCTTACGAAAGGCGGTGCGAGGCCTTGGGCGCCGCCCGCGTCGCGCTCTGGGACGTGATGGCCACGTGTATCCGTCCCTCGAGCCTCGACGCGGACATCGTCGAGGACAGCATCGTCCCCAACGACCTGGCCGGATTTCTGACCGGGCACCCGCAGATCGGCGCCATCTACTTCAACGGCGCCAAGGCCGAACACAGCTTCCTGCGCCACGTCCTGCCCGCCCTGAACGACACCCAGCGAACGATCCCCCGCCACCGCCTGCCGTCCACCAGCCCGGCGCATGCGGGGATGCGCTTCGAGGACAAGCTCGCCCGCTGGCGCGAGGCGCTGACGGCCGGATCCGCCGGATAA